The genomic stretch GTGCGGGACGCGATATCGTAGTCGCCGGCAATCCGCTGCACCTCCGGGGCATCCGCGAGGGTGAACGGCCGCAGGAGCAGGCGGTCGGTCGCGAGGGCGGGCTGTCCGGTCATACGGGCACCCCTGACAGCACCGGAGAAGTATGTGTTCCGGTAAGATCGACCTGCGCGCTGAGAATCCCCCAGACATCGACGTCCTCATATATGCCCCATTTTAGTATGTGCCCGCGGAACCGGCCTTCGTGCACCATCCCGCACTTCGCCATCACCCGGCCCGATGCGGGGTTGCGGGAGAAGTGCATGGCATGGATCCGGTGCAGCCCGAGGGCCGAGAACCCGTACTCGATCACCGCACGGACGGCCTCGGTGGCGTAGCCCCGGCCCCAGCAGTATTTCGCAATCCAGAACCCGAGCTCGCCGCGGGCGTGATCGGTCTCGATCCGGAGACGGGTACCGCCGATGAGTGTCCCGTCCCGGGCAAGGGTGACGGCGAACGCCGCGGCCTCGCCGCGTTCGGCGCCTTCACTGAGCGAGGCGATCCAGACCTCGGCGAGGCCGTCCGGATAGGGGTGGGGGAGAAGGGTCGCCGCGGAGACGGCGTAGTCTCCGCAAAGCCGCTGCACCGCACGGGCATCTGCCATGGTATACGGCCGCAGGAGCAGGCGGTCGGTTGCAAGGACGGGCTGCTGAACCATGAACATACCTCCATCGCCTCGATCGGATATAAGTCCTGCCGCACCGCGCCCCTGCCCCGGGGGAGGGGGGCGGAGAAGAGAGGCGGCAGGAACCGTCCTGCCGTTCCCGGGCCCGCGCGAACCCTGCCGTGGTTATATCTTGAGGTTCCGTTCGCTCCTTTTGCGGGGAGTTCAGGGTATTGTCGGTATCCGGAAGAGCCCGTTTCCGATAAGAGTTTCTAATGATCTTTCTATCTGCGAACCAGCAACCTTTATTAATTTTTGTTCTGTATTCCATCTTGCATGATCAAAGTCGCAATCAACGGGTTCGGCACCATCGGCAAACGGGTCGCCGATGCGGTCGCCGCACAGCCCGATATGGAAGTTATCGGGGTCTCTAAGACGAGCGTCTCTGCTGAGGCGTACATCGCAAAAGAGCGCGGGTACCCCCTCTACATCGCGGACCTTTCAAAGAGGGAGACGTTCGAGAAGGCCGGGATCGAGGTCGCCGGCGACGTCGAGGCGATGCTCAAGGCCGCCGATATCGTCGTGGACGCCACTCCCGGCGGCGTCGGCGAGAAGAACCGACCGATCTACGAGCGCCTCGGCAAAAAGGCAATATTTCAGGGCGGAGAGGATCACGAGGTCGCCGGGTTCTCGTTCAACGCCCACGCGAACTATAAAGAGGCCGAAAAGCACCAGTTCGCCCGGGTCGTCTCGTGCAACTCCACCGGGCTCGTCCGGATCATCCACGCTCTGGACCAGGCCTTCGGCGTCGCGCGGGTCCGGGCGGTGATGGTCCGGCGGGCGGCGGACCCCGACGACGTGAAGAGAGGCCCGGTGGACGCGATCGTCCTCAACCCGGCGACCATCCCGAGCCACCACGGTCCCGACGTCAACACCGTCCTCCCGCACATCAACATCGTCACCCTCGCGATGATCGTCCCGACGACCTTCATGCACATGCACAGCATCCAGATGGACTTGAAGAAGGAGACCACCCGCGAAGAGGTGCTGAAGGTCTTTGAGAACCACAGCAGGATCGGGCTCGTCCGCAAGGCCACCGGGATCAAGAGCAACGCCCAGCTCCGGGAGTACACCCAGGATCTCGGCCGGCCGAGGACGGATCTCTGGGAGAACGGGGTCTTCGAGGAGTCGGTCTCGATCCTCGATGGCAAGGAGTTCTACTGCTTCCAGGCGATCCACCAGGAGGCCGACGTCGTCCCCGAGAACATCGACTGCATCCGCGCCCTGATGGGAACGGTAAAAGATCCACAAGAGTCCATCCGGATGACCAACGAAGCACTCGGTCTCGTCGCTATCGGGTGAACGGAGAACGGGGGAGGAAGAAGGATTAACTCCCCGGCAGACCCACTATTTTTAATGGATCCGTACGAACTGGCGACCCGGAATACCGTAGAGGTCGTCACCGACGAGGAACTGCGTGCGCTCATCGACCGTCCGGTCAGGCGGGTCTACACCGGCTACGAGCCGAGCGGAGAGATCCACCTCGGCCACATGGTGACGGTGAACAAGCTGATGGACCTGCAGCAGGCGGGGTTCGAGGTGACCGTGCTCATCGCCGACCTCCACGCGTTCTTGAACCGCAAGGGAACCATGGAAGAGATCCGGGAGACGGCCGAGTACAACCGCCGCTGTTTCGAGGGGCTCGGCCTCCGCGGCGCAAAATACGTCCTCGGCACGGACGTGCAGCTCACGCCGGAGTACGAGCTTGCCGTCCTCAAACTCTCCCAGGCGATCACCCTCAACCGGGCGAAGAGGAGCATGGACGAGGTCGGGCGGCAGATGGACAACCCGACGGTCTCGCAGATGGTCTATCCCATCATGCAGATGGTCGATATCGCGACACTTGAGGTTGACGCCGCCGTCGGCGGGATCGACCAGCGAAAGATTCACATGCTTGCGCGGGAACACCTCCCGTCGATCGGGTATCCGGCGCCGGTCTGCATTCATACGCCGATCATCAACGGCCTCGACGGAAAGAAGATGTCGTCGTCGGCCGGAAACGTCATATCGGTCGCCGACTCCGAGGAGGATATCAAGAAGAAGATGAAAAAGGCGTTCTGCCCGCCGGAAGTCGAGAACAATCCGGTGCTCGAGATCCTGCGCTACCACGTATTCCCCCGGACGGATGCGGTCGCCATCCGCCGGCCCGCGAAGTTCGGCGGCGACCGGGAGTTTGCCGCCTACGAGGACCTCGAGCGTGCCTACGCCGCGGGCGAGATCCACCCGCTGGACCTGAAGACGGCGGCGGCCGCCCACCTCATCGATATCCTCGCCCCCGTACACGATTACGTCTTTAGCAGGTGATCCGGCCGTGGGCCGCGGTGAAGAGTACGAGCGGTTCGACCGCGAGATCGAGACGATGGGCGTCAGGATAAAAGACGCCGATACCGTGAAGGTACGGGACGATGTCTTCGACGAGGTCACCCTCATCGCCCTCTACAAGCTCGTCCACAAGAAACTGATCTCGGCCATCGGCGGGCCGATCAGCACCGGAAAAGAGGCGAACGTCTTCTACGGGGAGCGCGACGGGCGGGGGCTTGCCATCAAGATATACCGCATCCAGACCGCGAACTTCAAGGCGATGACCGAGTACCTGGCGGGAGACCGCCGGTTCTCGAGCGTCCGGGGGACGCGCAAGGGCCTCATCTTTGCCTGGACGAAGAAAGAGTTCAGCAACCTCGCCCGGGCGCACGAAGCGGGGATCCCGGCCCCCGAACCGCTCGCGTTCGATCGAAACATCCTCTTGATGGAGTTCCTGGGCGAGGACGAGATGCCGTATCCGCAGCTCCGGAACGCCGAGGTAGAGGATTACGGGGCGGTATACCGCGAGATCCTCGGCTACGTGGAGCGGCTCTACCGGGAGGCGCGCCTGGTTCACGCCGACCTCTCCGAATACAATATCCTCTACCACGAGAAACCATACCTTATCGATATGGGACAGGCGGTCACCCTGGATCACCCGCGGGCGTCTGCGTTTCTGGTCCGGGATATCAAGAACCTCAATCGATACTTCTCCCGCTACTGCGACGTAGCCGACGAAGAGGAGATCATCAAAACGCTCGTCGGCACCGGACGCCGGGAGCCCTGAACACCGGAAGAAGGGATGCAACCATGACCAGACAGGAGATGAAAGTTTCAGCAGCGAGGATCGGTGTACTCATCGGCAAGAGCGGGTCCACAAAACGCGAGATTGAAGAGAAGACCGGGATAACCCTCCGGATCGACAGCGAGGAGGGGCTTGTGACGCTCGAGGGGGAGGATCCCGTCGGCGTCATGACGGCGACGAACGTCGTCTCCGCGATCAACCGGGGGTTCTCGCCGGAGCGTGCGCTCCGGCTCCTCGACGACGAGGATATGATGCTCGATATCCTCGACCTTGCCGACCTCTCGGGGACGACCCGGCAGCTCGAACGGCTCCGGGGCCGGATCATCGGGAAGTCGGGGACGTCCCGCGCCCAGATCGAGGATATGACCACCACGGAGATCTCGGTCCAGGGTAAGACCGTCGCCATCATCGGTCTCCCTGACCGGGTCGAGACCGCGAGGAAGGCGATCGAGATGCTGATCCAGGGCGTGCCCCACGAGAACGTCTACGCCTTCCTCGACCGGAAGAAGAAGGAAGCCAAGCAGGCGATGCTGGAGTACTACTCGTGATGCGGCAGGGCCGGACCGACCCTGCCCATGGCGATACT from Methanoculleus chikugoensis encodes the following:
- a CDS encoding tyrosine--tRNA ligase, whose protein sequence is MDPYELATRNTVEVVTDEELRALIDRPVRRVYTGYEPSGEIHLGHMVTVNKLMDLQQAGFEVTVLIADLHAFLNRKGTMEEIRETAEYNRRCFEGLGLRGAKYVLGTDVQLTPEYELAVLKLSQAITLNRAKRSMDEVGRQMDNPTVSQMVYPIMQMVDIATLEVDAAVGGIDQRKIHMLAREHLPSIGYPAPVCIHTPIINGLDGKKMSSSAGNVISVADSEEDIKKKMKKAFCPPEVENNPVLEILRYHVFPRTDAVAIRRPAKFGGDREFAAYEDLERAYAAGEIHPLDLKTAAAAHLIDILAPVHDYVFSR
- a CDS encoding GNAT family N-acetyltransferase codes for the protein MVQQPVLATDRLLLRPYTMADARAVQRLCGDYAVSAATLLPHPYPDGLAEVWIASLSEGAERGEAAAFAVTLARDGTLIGGTRLRIETDHARGELGFWIAKYCWGRGYATEAVRAVIEYGFSALGLHRIHAMHFSRNPASGRVMAKCGMVHEGRFRGHILKWGIYEDVDVWGILSAQVDLTGTHTSPVLSGVPV
- a CDS encoding type II glyceraldehyde-3-phosphate dehydrogenase; this encodes MIKVAINGFGTIGKRVADAVAAQPDMEVIGVSKTSVSAEAYIAKERGYPLYIADLSKRETFEKAGIEVAGDVEAMLKAADIVVDATPGGVGEKNRPIYERLGKKAIFQGGEDHEVAGFSFNAHANYKEAEKHQFARVVSCNSTGLVRIIHALDQAFGVARVRAVMVRRAADPDDVKRGPVDAIVLNPATIPSHHGPDVNTVLPHINIVTLAMIVPTTFMHMHSIQMDLKKETTREEVLKVFENHSRIGLVRKATGIKSNAQLREYTQDLGRPRTDLWENGVFEESVSILDGKEFYCFQAIHQEADVVPENIDCIRALMGTVKDPQESIRMTNEALGLVAIG
- a CDS encoding KH domain-containing protein — its product is MTRQEMKVSAARIGVLIGKSGSTKREIEEKTGITLRIDSEEGLVTLEGEDPVGVMTATNVVSAINRGFSPERALRLLDDEDMMLDILDLADLSGTTRQLERLRGRIIGKSGTSRAQIEDMTTTEISVQGKTVAIIGLPDRVETARKAIEMLIQGVPHENVYAFLDRKKKEAKQAMLEYYS
- a CDS encoding serine protein kinase RIO, coding for MGRGEEYERFDREIETMGVRIKDADTVKVRDDVFDEVTLIALYKLVHKKLISAIGGPISTGKEANVFYGERDGRGLAIKIYRIQTANFKAMTEYLAGDRRFSSVRGTRKGLIFAWTKKEFSNLARAHEAGIPAPEPLAFDRNILLMEFLGEDEMPYPQLRNAEVEDYGAVYREILGYVERLYREARLVHADLSEYNILYHEKPYLIDMGQAVTLDHPRASAFLVRDIKNLNRYFSRYCDVADEEEIIKTLVGTGRREP